From the Nymphalis io chromosome 1, ilAglIoxx1.1, whole genome shotgun sequence genome, one window contains:
- the LOC126781021 gene encoding rab11 family-interacting protein 2, whose amino-acid sequence MWDPTHVQVTVQKARGLLIKGKNGTNNCFVTISLAKEKFQTSVKHKSTENVEWFEECELRIPTQGNTAEIVLKVYDEDFVKDHLLGQVSIPLKDLDVYERPRNRWYPLQGKAGKENDKNRGELEVKIGFTVKEGSLTDLSKKEKHKSSLSSIAQNVGGSLMSIGSIEKRKSLKKFAKNLGSKINITNKEKKNDSSSLGGSVGNLRSSVISTPDTSTPKRSPAEADPGVISEDEDEFAFDDLSHKSSGSSLNVQTSYLPRGVKYTPSPNNASLENLGGGEFLRRSTSSNLVTAEKTAPLKPVRLSLDTFTAPQLPVQVLNKDDEWSQKLYPRKSISQTMIDREKSSSLERNKKLDSPSSLKEKPSPKFFKKFGNSKPKKLLEERIIVGEENIVEEDSINPAYNNLPKTVIQQYDDMTREDLIVMIYNLQKDVESEKKKNKDLENYLDELLLRVMETTPRILQNPYVRNNSMHIRNK is encoded by the coding sequence ATGTGGGATCCGACTCATGTGCAAGTAACAGTGCAAAAGGCAAGAGGCTTGCTAATAAAAGGCAAAAACGGTACAAATAACTGTTTTGTTACAATCTCGCTGGCTAAAGAAAAATTTCAAACTTCCGTAAAACATAAGTCAACTGAGAATGTTGAATGGTTTGAAGAATGCGAATTACGTATACCGACTCAAGGAAACACTGCTGAGATTGTTTTAAAAGTCTACGATGAAGATTTCGTAAAGGATCACTTATTAGGTCAAGTATCGATTCCGTTAAAAGACCTCGATGTATACGAACGTCCAAGAAACCGCTGGTACCCATTGCAAGGAAAAGCTGGCAAAGAAAACGACAAGAACCGAGGTGAATTAGAGGTTAAAATAGGTTTCACTGTAAAAGAAGGAAGCCTAACAGATTTGagcaaaaaagaaaaacataaatcgTCATTGTCAAGTATTGCTCAGAACGTTGGGGGCAGCCTTATGAGTATCGGAAGTATTGAAAAACGTAAAAGCTTAAagaaatttgcaaaaaatttaggctctaaaataaacattactaacaaagaaaaaaaaaatgattcatCATCTCTAGGTGGGAGTGTAGGAAATCTTAGAAGTTCTGTGATATCCACTCCTGATACATCTACACCAAAAAGATCCCCTGCAGAAGCTGATCCAGGTGTGATTAGTGAAGATGAAGATGAATTTGCTTTTGATGACTTATCACATAAAAGTTCAGGTAGCTCACTCAACGTACAAACTTCTTATTTACCTCGGGGAGTAAAATATACACCATCTCCCAATAATGCCTCACTAGAAAATCTAGGTGGAGGTGAATTTTTAAGAAGATCTACAAGTAGTAATTTAGTAACTGCAGAGAAAACGGCACCTTTGAAACCTGTCCGTTTAAGTCTTGATACATTTACAGCGCCCCAATTACCAGTGcaagtattaaataaagatgATGAATGGTCCCAGAAACTTTACCCACGAAAATCTATCAGCCAAACTATGATAGACCGAGAAAAATCTTCCAGtcttgaaagaaataaaaaattggaTAGCCCTAGTTCTCTTAAAGAAAAACCTAGCCcaaaattctttaaaaagttTGGAAACAGTAAGCCTAAGAAATTACTAGAAGAACGAATCATTGTTGGAGAGGAAAATATAGTTGAAGAGGATTCTATTAACCCAGCATACAATAATTTACCAAAAACTGTAATACAGCAATATGATGATATGACTCGAGAAGACCTAATAGTGATGATCTATAATCTACAGAAAGATGTAGAATCAGAAAAGAAAAAGAACAAAGATCTTGAAAATTACTTAGATGAGTTATTGCTACGAGTAATGGAGACAACACCGAGAATATTGCAGAATCCTTATGTGAGAAATAATAGCATGCATATCCGAAACAAATAG
- the LOC126781053 gene encoding protein KRTCAP2 homolog: MAVNSATSFIISSILTLLIFSGMQMYKPILIRSPITIIFGGYLGSVMFMFFVTAIGNLEATMFGKNFQLKLPEIVLSMIISLIASGMVHRICFTTCLIFSLITIYYMNKLSQKTYTTPIPAPAPVKSRRHK, encoded by the exons atGG CCGTAAACAGCGCCACGTCTTTTATCATATCctcaattttaacattattaatattttctggaATGCAAATGTATAAACCAATATTAATAAGATCgccaattacaattatatttggtGGTTATTTGGGCTCAGTTATGTTTATGTTCTTCGTTACT GCTATAGGCAACTTGGAAGCCACAATGTTTGGGAaaaattttcaattgaaattacCTGAAATAGTGTTGTCAATGATCATTTCTCTTATTGCATCAGGAATGGTACATAGGATCTGTTTCACTAcatg tttaattttCTCTCTGATTACTATCTACTACATGAACAAGTTGTCACAGAAAACATATACAACCCCAATTCCTGCTCCTGCTCCAGTAAAGAGTCGCCGTCACaaataa
- the LOC126781041 gene encoding hydroxymethylglutaryl-CoA lyase, mitochondrial yields MQFLKSSCIRKTFSDTYRLVSNSVPELRIYEVGPRDGLQNESKFVPTDIKIELIHKLAAAGIKHIESASFVSPKWVKQMSDGKEVMTNLKRSPGVNYPVLIPNLKGYEAAKKCNIEEIAIFPAGSEGFSQKNLNCSVEEGLKRFKLVADQAVRDGVRVRGYISCVVGCPYEGSVSPKAIAKITEELFAMGCYEVSLGDTIGVGTAGSVRRLMQEVLAVTTPDKLALHFHDTYGQGLSNLVAGLEFGIKTVDSAISGLGGCPYAREASGNLATEDLVYFLYGLGVNTNVDLVKLVEAGRFISNFLAKPTDSKVNRAIGDKFKHHQDIIKMAACTI; encoded by the exons atgcaatttttaaaGAGTTCGTGTATAAGAAAAACCTTTTCAGACACTTATCGTTTAgtt agtaATAGCGTTCCTGAGTTACGAATTTATGAAGTGGGGCCAAGAGATGGACTTCAAAATGAATCAAAATTTGTACCTACAGACATTAAAATCGAGCTCATTCATAAACTTGCTGCAGCCGGTATTAAACATATTGAATCAGCAAG CTTCGTCAGTCCAAAGTGGGTTAAACAAATGAGTGATGGGAAAGAGGTTATGACTAATCTGAAAAGATCTCCTGGTGTCAATTACCCAGTTCTTATACCAAACCTAAAAGGTTATGAAGCTGCA aaaaaatGCAATATTGAAGAAATTGCAATATTCCCTGCTGGTTCAGAAGGATTTTCTCAAAAAAACCTAAATTGCTCAGTGGAGGAAGGTCTCAAGAGATTTAAACTGGTTGCCGATCAAGCCGTCCGGGATGGAGTGAGAGTGAGAGGTTATATTTCCTGTGTCGTTGGGTGTCCCTATGAGGGATCAGTTAGCCCTAAAGCAATTGCAAag ATAACAGAGGAACTGTTTGCAATGGGTTGCTATGAAGTATCATTGGGTGACACAATAGGTGTCGGTACTGCAGGCTCGGTGCGTAGGTTAATGCAAGAGGTCCTGGCTGTGACCACTCCTGACAAACTGGCTCTTCATTTTCATGACACATATGGACAAGGATTGTCAAATTTAGTGGCAGGTTTAGAG ttTGGGATTAAGACAGTAGATTCGGCAATCTCAGGACTAGGTGGGTGCCCGTATGCAAGGGAAGCAAGCGGAAACCTTGCGACAGAAGACCTTGTGTATTTCCTTTACGGCCTCGGAGTTAATACGAACGTAGACCTTGTTAAGCTCGTCGAAGCCGGTCGTTTCATATCAAACTTCCTCGCAAAACCTACAGATTCTAAAGTAAACCGTGCCATAGGTGACAAGTTTAAACATCAtcaagatattattaaaatggccGCATGTACGATTTAA
- the LOC126781028 gene encoding outer mitochondrial transmembrane helix translocase-like, with protein sequence MMVEGSAFTRNDVFQMAIRVAFVSAVTYFSIKWLVNQIDPTSKSRKKAEERAREQLRKAGLGGRHSLVLDKLTDHEMIIASQLVVPEEISVNWKDIAGLDHLINELRETVILPIQKRELFADSRLTQPPKGVLLHGPPGCGKTLIAKATAKEANMSFINLDVSLLTDKWYGETQKLAAAVFSLAVKLQPCIVFIDEIESFLRTRTQHDHEATAMMKTQFMSLWDGLITDPTCTVIIMGATNRPQDLDRAIQRRMPATFHVPMPGAAQRERILQLILRAEPTASDIDFARLGAATDGFSGSDLHELCRQAAVYRVRDLARDELAREQQCKQNKSSGSDSDDDYVDAVRPITMEDLRLALGKLKESKIQCGTLAPNMRIELD encoded by the coding sequence ATGATGGTGGAAGGTTCAGCGTTTACGAGGAACGATGTGTTCCAAATGGCAATACGCGTTGCTTTTGTATCAGCTGTGACTTATTTCTCTATAAAATGGCTTGTAAACCAAATTGATCCAACGTCTAAGAGTCGAAAGAAGGCTGAGGAAAGAGCGCGGGAACAGTTACGCAAAGCCGGCCTTGGAGGGAGGCACTCACTGGTGCTGGACAAACTCACTGATCATGAAATGATAATTGCGTCACAGCTTGTTGTGCCGGAGGAAATTAGTGTCAACTGGAAGGATATTGCTGGTCTAGATCATTTAATCAATGAGTTGAGAGAGACAGTCATCCTGCCTATACAGAAACGGGAACTTTTCGCTGACAGCCGGCTCACACAGCCGCCTAAGGGTGTCTTGCTGCATGGACCACCTGGCTGCGGTAAAACACTGATAGCAAAGGCAACTGCCAAGGAGGCTAACATGAGCTTCATCAATTTGGATGTGTCGCTGTTGACTGACAAGTGGTACGGTGAAACTCAGAAGCTTGCCGCTGCCGTCTTTAGCTTAGCTGTCAAGTTGCAGCCATGCATCGTATTCATTGATGAGATTGAGTCGTTCCTGCGCACGCGCACGCAACACGACCACGAGGCGACCGCCATGATGAAGACGCAGTTCATGTCGCTTTGGGACGGACTCATCACAGACCCCACCTGCACTGTCATCATCATGGGAGCGACGAACCGTCCGCAGGACCTGGACCGCGCCATCCAGCGCCGCATGCCCGCCACGTTCCACGTGCCCATGCCCGGCGCCGCGCAGCGCGAGCGCATCCTGCAGCTCATCCTGCGCGCCGAGCCCACCGCCTCCGACATCGACTTCGCTCGGCTGGGCGCGGCCACGGACGGGTTCTCCGGCTCCGACCTCCACGAGCTGTGTCGCCAGGCGGCCGTGTACCGCGTGCGCGACCTCGCGAGGGACGAACTGGCGAGGGAGCAGCAGTGTAAACAGAACAAGTCCAGCGGCTCCGACTCCGACGACGATTACGTGGACGCTGTACGACCCATAACCATGGAGGATTTGCGACTCGCTCTCGGCAAACTCAAAGAATCCAAGATACAGTGCGGCACGCTCGCACCCAACATGCGCATCGAGCTGGACTAA